The nucleotide window GAGACTTTTTACCGCATCAAAATGACGTTTCTCTATTTCAGTAATAGCCTGCTTGTAATCTTCGCTTCCCCTGGCTGCGTTATTCGCGGCCTGCAATAACATATCTGTTACGCCACCAAGCGCCGATACCACCACAACCGTTTTGTTTTTACTTACTGCCTTTTTTACGATCGCAGCTACTTTGTTTATATTCTCAGCATTGGCTACAGAAGTACCGCCAAATTTTAAAACCTGCATGGTTTATAACAATTAAAATATTAAGGATGATTTATCAGGAACGGCCTCATTGGCCCAGGTGGTGATATGACGAAGTACAACCCTTAACGGGTTGTGGTAATAGTTGTAGAGGTAGCAGTTGCTACAACGTAAACCTGACTGATATGTGTATAGTTGTTATACATGAACCTGCACAAGATAAGACAGGATTAAAATACAAACAAATATTTTTTGGTAAAGGCTTATTCCCGTTTAATATTTCCGGGTGCTGATCACGTTATCCGGAAGGCTGAGGTGGTTCCAGTCTTTATGAAGAGCCATTGCCGCCCCCATGGCTGTAGCCTGTGACACGGACGCTGCAAAAACTTCTGTTCGCGGATAAGCTTCAGCCAATAGCTGCATATAGGTTTCATTTTTTGCGAAGCCGCCATCAACAAATATCTTTTTCACTTTGTCATTATATACAAGATCGGTGGAGCGTTTTTGTGCAATGATCACCTGCCTGATGAAATTAATATATGCAGCTTCGTAACTCACATAATTGGCAACATCAAAATCATTGAGATCGTTTAAAGCCGGTTCATCTTTCAACAGGCTTTTATCATAAGCTATCTTCTCAAAGTAATTAGGAACTTCAACAAAATATTCCGATAATTTTTTAATGATCTGCTCATGGGCATACCCTGCAAACAGACGCGAAGATTTCACTGTATTTCCTTCGTAAGTCATATAACAAAGGCAATCTTTTTCCAATTCCTGTTTCGTAAGCGGTGTATCATTAAAAGCATTCATACTGATACACCAGGTCCCGGTAGAGATTAACAAAAATGGCTCATTTACATTTTGAATGTAAGGAATAAATGCTGCAGAGCTATCGTGAAGGCCAATGCCACATTTAAGCGCTTTCCCGTTGTAAATGATATCTATCGCTTTAGCTGAAGAAAATACCGGGGCCAGCTTTTTATCAATACCCTCTTTTACTACCCAATCATGATAGCCATGTTTACGGTAATCCCATAGGGCAGTATGACAACCGATGCTGGTGATATCAGAGTACTTCTCACCACTAATTAAATAGCTCAGGTATTGCGGAAAATGCAGGGAAGTCAGAGTTTTATCAAACAGCTTTGTCTTATCGTATTTTAAGGAGTAAAGCTGCAAGCCTGAGTTCAGATTCCCCAAAGCAGGCGATGCGGTAGCAATAGCCACATCTTCTTTGGTTCCATAAGTAGCGTAAAACTGCTCTTCCGTCTTAGCGGGGTAAGGCTTAAGATAATTATATAAAGGTGTTACAGGTACATCCCTTTCATCGAGGTGGACAAAACTGGCGCCGTACGACGAAAAGTTAATGGCCCTTATATCATAAGTATTGCTATCAATATACTTGTTTAATGTATCGAGCACCCATCTGCGCAAGGCTCTTATGTCCTCACAGGCAAATCCATCCTCATCTTCAATCTCTGCAAAGTTTACAGATACTTCTTCTACAATTTTATAGTCTTCGTTAAACAGGAAAAACTTTTTGTTAGTTTTTCCAATATCGAATATTGCAATAACAGGAATCAAAACAATGTACAATTTAAGATTGAAGCATATCTGAACGAACCACTCAATCAAATTTTTAAAGCTAAACAACAAATAAAACGATATTCCCCCTTTGCAGGGAAAATATCGTTTGTACAATTTATAATCCGGTTGCTACCGTTTTTTCACCTCTTTTGCCAATCAGTTGTTGCCTGATTTTCTGTTCTCTGAACAGTCCTAACGGACTTAAGGCCGCTCCTTCCCTCAGTCTGGCTTCAGCCAGTACCGGGCGCAGGTCAGTGCGATAAGCATCCTGTAAGATTTCCTGGGCTCCTGCTACATCATTATTCAACTGGGCTTCATTTAATGCTTTGCTATCTACCAACAGAGCTTGAGCATAGGCCAGGTTAATGGCTTCCACACTTTGCAGAAGATCTTCCAGCGGATCTTTGATATTGTGACTGGCGTCGATCATCCATCCCAGGTCAGTAGCATGGTTCAATCCACGGGCATCCATACCTTCTACCAGTTCTTTAAATATTAAGAACAATTGGTATGGCTTAATGCTTCCCACTGTCAGGTCATCATCGCCATATTTACTATCATTAAAATGGAATCCGCCGAGCTTTCTCTCATTCAGTAATAAAGAAACAATTTGCTCTATGTTTGCGTTGGGCAAATGGTGCCCCAGGTCTACAAGCGTATACGCTTTTTCACCCAGCTTATTAGCATATAATAATGATTGTCCCCAATCACCTACTGTTGTTGAATAAAAATTCGGTTCGAATGCTTTGTATTCAACAAATATTTTCCAATCGTCGGGCAAAGCGCTGTATATACTTTGCAAACTCTCTAATGTATTATTAAATGCGTTTCTGAAATTCA belongs to Niabella yanshanensis and includes:
- a CDS encoding FGGY-family carbohydrate kinase — its product is MIPVIAIFDIGKTNKKFFLFNEDYKIVEEVSVNFAEIEDEDGFACEDIRALRRWVLDTLNKYIDSNTYDIRAINFSSYGASFVHLDERDVPVTPLYNYLKPYPAKTEEQFYATYGTKEDVAIATASPALGNLNSGLQLYSLKYDKTKLFDKTLTSLHFPQYLSYLISGEKYSDITSIGCHTALWDYRKHGYHDWVVKEGIDKKLAPVFSSAKAIDIIYNGKALKCGIGLHDSSAAFIPYIQNVNEPFLLISTGTWCISMNAFNDTPLTKQELEKDCLCYMTYEGNTVKSSRLFAGYAHEQIIKKLSEYFVEVPNYFEKIAYDKSLLKDEPALNDLNDFDVANYVSYEAAYINFIRQVIIAQKRSTDLVYNDKVKKIFVDGGFAKNETYMQLLAEAYPRTEVFAASVSQATAMGAAMALHKDWNHLSLPDNVISTRKY
- a CDS encoding TIM barrel protein yields the protein MLNKSQIDAHNEKGLAKHKKGFDYVSGIIPDAEGIIKKLTDFQVAIPSWALGSGGTRFGRFSGGGEPSTLEEKMEDIGLLHQLNRSSGAVSLHIPWDIPTDAKAIKSLAADFDLKFDAMNSNTFQDQKDQKLSYKFGSMQHVDKGVRQQAVDHNIEVIKYGQELGSNSLTVWLADGSSFPGQLNFRNAFNNTLESLQSIYSALPDDWKIFVEYKAFEPNFYSTTVGDWGQSLLYANKLGEKAYTLVDLGHHLPNANIEQIVSLLLNERKLGGFHFNDSKYGDDDLTVGSIKPYQLFLIFKELVEGMDARGLNHATDLGWMIDASHNIKDPLEDLLQSVEAINLAYAQALLVDSKALNEAQLNNDVAGAQEILQDAYRTDLRPVLAEARLREGAALSPLGLFREQKIRQQLIGKRGEKTVATGL